The proteins below come from a single Mucilaginibacter mali genomic window:
- a CDS encoding AAA family ATPase: MQKPLKIAIVGPESTGKSTMSAYLAEAFDTVWVPEYAREYCAALTAPPTIEDEVNMFHGQLALEKEYLPKANQILICDTTFITVKIWSDAFFGYTPQVVLDELPKHPYDLYLLLDIDLPWQDDPLRDFPTQREHFMQVWIDELKALNANYVTISGTGQHRYDSAVAAIKEFTSPKSSPKGST, from the coding sequence ATGCAAAAACCCCTAAAAATAGCCATCGTAGGCCCCGAATCAACGGGCAAATCAACCATGTCGGCGTACCTGGCCGAAGCATTTGATACCGTTTGGGTGCCCGAATATGCCCGCGAATATTGCGCGGCATTAACCGCGCCGCCTACTATTGAAGATGAGGTGAACATGTTTCACGGTCAGCTGGCTTTAGAAAAGGAATACCTGCCAAAAGCAAATCAAATCCTGATCTGCGATACCACTTTTATCACCGTAAAAATTTGGAGCGATGCCTTTTTCGGGTATACGCCACAGGTGGTGCTGGATGAATTGCCTAAACACCCTTACGATCTGTACTTGCTGCTCGATATCGATCTGCCCTGGCAGGATGACCCCCTGCGTGATTTTCCAACCCAGCGTGAGCACTTTATGCAGGTGTGGATTGACGAGTTAAAAGCCCTGAATGCCAATTATGTTACCATATCGGGTACTGGGCAGCACCGGTATGATAGCGCGGTGGCTGCGATAAAGGAGTTCACCTCTCCTAAATCCTCTCCAAAGGGGAGCACTTAA